Proteins encoded in a region of the Corynebacterium breve genome:
- a CDS encoding TetR/AcrR family transcriptional regulator — MPIISDEELQRRRQEILDGARRCFAEHGYEGATVRLLEEATGKSRGAIFHHYGDKESLFLEIARDDAQRQADVVAEGGLVEVMRDMVSHPERYDWLATRLEITRKLRSDQDFRSRWQEHQKVLDEAVRKRLLQNKDAHRMRTDVPIEVLHTYLETVMDGFITRLASGGSTENLEMVLDFVENSVREPLKGS; from the coding sequence ATGCCGATTATTAGCGATGAAGAACTCCAGCGCCGCCGCCAAGAAATCCTCGACGGTGCCCGTCGCTGCTTTGCTGAACACGGATATGAAGGGGCCACGGTCAGACTCCTCGAAGAAGCCACGGGAAAATCCCGTGGGGCAATCTTCCACCATTACGGTGACAAAGAGTCGCTCTTCCTCGAGATCGCCCGCGACGATGCCCAGCGCCAAGCGGATGTCGTCGCCGAGGGCGGCTTGGTTGAAGTTATGCGCGACATGGTGAGCCACCCCGAGCGCTATGACTGGCTGGCCACCCGATTGGAAATCACCCGCAAGCTGCGCTCGGACCAAGATTTCCGCAGTCGCTGGCAGGAGCATCAAAAGGTGCTTGATGAGGCAGTTCGGAAGCGCCTGCTGCAAAATAAGGATGCGCACCGGATGCGCACTGACGTGCCGATCGAAGTCCTCCACACGTATCTGGAGACAGTGATGGATGGTTTCATTACTCGCCTCGCGTCGGGTGGTTCGACCGAGAATCTAGAAATGGTCCTCGACTTTGTTGAAAACTCAGTCCGCGAACCGTTGAAGGGATCCTAG
- a CDS encoding glutamine amidotransferase — MSKILLLSLRDGPLGNSVAAAEARDIITSTGLDNDTLVHRILSTADHVIGELDGISGVIVGGSSLNITNERWSPWQHQVHAELARLIDGPLPVFLVCYGNSWLTHHTGGVVSREHSEDSGPTTVTLTAAGRDDTLLQGFPDEFSSLTGHTENAEQVTEKLTVLATGPDCPVQLVRYKDHVWASQFHAEMDAQAMKTRMDFFYDYGYFSPEDYDSIVSGLPAIDTQWPNLLLKRFTQYCLG; from the coding sequence ATGTCCAAAATTTTGTTGTTGTCCCTTCGCGATGGCCCATTAGGCAATAGCGTCGCCGCCGCAGAGGCTCGCGATATTATCACTTCCACTGGGCTTGACAACGACACCCTCGTCCACCGCATCCTTTCGACTGCAGATCATGTGATTGGGGAGCTCGACGGCATTAGCGGAGTTATCGTCGGTGGCAGCTCGCTCAACATCACCAATGAACGGTGGTCCCCGTGGCAACACCAGGTGCATGCTGAACTTGCGCGTCTTATCGACGGCCCACTGCCGGTCTTCCTCGTCTGCTACGGAAATAGCTGGCTCACCCACCACACCGGAGGCGTAGTCAGTCGTGAGCACTCCGAGGACTCTGGCCCGACAACGGTAACCCTCACAGCTGCTGGCCGCGACGATACGTTGCTCCAAGGCTTTCCCGACGAGTTTTCCTCGCTTACCGGGCACACCGAAAACGCCGAACAGGTGACAGAGAAGCTTACGGTTCTGGCCACAGGACCCGACTGCCCAGTTCAACTCGTGCGCTATAAGGATCACGTTTGGGCAAGTCAATTCCACGCCGAAATGGATGCCCAAGCGATGAAGACCCGCATGGATTTCTTTTACGACTACGGCTACTTTTCCCCCGAGGACTACGACAGCATCGTGAGCGGGCTACCTGCCATAGACACCCAGTGGCCAAACCTCTTGCTCAAACGATTCACCCAATACTGCCTCGGTTAG
- a CDS encoding NAD(P)H-binding protein: MDNHSKKVLIIGGRGKVARLATEMLVEANASVTSLVRTVESVAEVEVLGASALVRDLTEISLDEWTEILADYDAVVWAAGNGGRGGADVTYAVDRDGAIEVIDALATLEFPPRFIMVSYIGSLETTATDDGGTWYAYVEAKKAADQHLLATEIEYIILAPSALTDDPARGIALVENTPAGADGVKTSRELVAEMVAEMVLRATLPEEDFIAFVDGDEEILAVL, encoded by the coding sequence ATGGACAACCATTCAAAGAAAGTACTTATCATTGGTGGACGTGGAAAGGTTGCCAGGCTTGCCACGGAGATGTTGGTCGAGGCCAATGCGTCGGTGACATCGTTGGTGCGTACGGTCGAGAGCGTGGCTGAAGTGGAAGTCCTTGGCGCTTCGGCGCTGGTTCGCGACCTCACCGAGATTTCTTTGGACGAGTGGACTGAGATCCTCGCTGACTACGACGCAGTCGTGTGGGCTGCGGGCAATGGCGGCCGTGGAGGGGCAGATGTGACCTACGCAGTTGACCGCGACGGTGCCATTGAAGTCATCGATGCCCTTGCAACCCTTGAATTCCCACCACGTTTCATCATGGTGTCGTACATCGGCTCGCTTGAAACCACCGCAACAGATGACGGCGGTACCTGGTACGCCTACGTGGAAGCCAAGAAGGCGGCGGATCAGCACCTGCTGGCCACCGAGATTGAGTACATCATTTTGGCCCCGTCAGCGCTTACCGACGACCCCGCGCGCGGAATTGCGCTAGTGGAAAACACGCCCGCCGGCGCCGACGGGGTGAAGACCTCGCGTGAACTCGTCGCTGAAATGGTAGCTGAGATGGTGCTGCGCGCGACTCTACCGGAGGAAGACTTCATCGCCTTCGTAGACGGCGACGAGGAAATTCTCGCAGTACTCTAA
- a CDS encoding ACT domain-containing protein, whose protein sequence is MYAIITVTGADHTGIIAAVTTALAHNDVNILDVSQTLMDKWFTMILRVEFDEAAQDIATLQKKMDEVGTREALVIRIQSEALFTAVNEI, encoded by the coding sequence ATGTATGCCATCATCACCGTAACCGGCGCTGACCACACCGGAATTATCGCCGCGGTCACCACTGCCCTCGCCCACAACGACGTCAACATCCTCGACGTCTCCCAGACCCTGATGGACAAGTGGTTCACCATGATCCTCCGCGTCGAGTTTGACGAGGCAGCCCAGGATATTGCCACCTTGCAGAAGAAGATGGACGAGGTCGGAACCCGCGAAGCGCTGGTCATCCGCATTCAGTCTGAAGCGCTTTTCACCGCAGTCAACGAGATCTAG
- a CDS encoding PFL family protein codes for MDLQFASHNILDTIEMIEKYRLDIRTVTMGISLLECSRDTMEATAEAVYDRVTTQAARLVEVCEGIEAELGIPIVNKRVSVTPISLVTAGCDGNPTIVAKALDRAAEEIGVNFIGGYSALVEKGATTSEKKLIDSIPEALSTTNLVCGSVNIASSRAGINMNAVARMGEVVKEAAELTKNQNSIACAKLVVFANAVGDNPFMAGAFHGVGEPDCVVSVGVSGPGVVDRALDGLEGASLNQVAEEIKKAAFKITRTGELVGTMAAERLGVPFGIVDLSLAPTAEVGDSVAHILEHMGLGQVGTHGTTAALALLNDAVKKGGMMACSRVGGLSGSFIPVSEDKGMIDAVRAGSISMDKLEAMTSICSVGFDMIAIPGDTSATTIAGMIADEAAIGVMNHKTTAARLIPVPGTVPGDEVNFGGLLGYAPVIPVNTVENTMFIQRGGFIPSPVHGFRN; via the coding sequence ATGGACCTGCAGTTTGCCAGCCACAACATCCTCGACACGATCGAGATGATCGAGAAGTACCGCCTCGACATCCGCACTGTGACCATGGGAATTTCTCTGTTGGAGTGCTCCCGCGACACGATGGAGGCCACTGCTGAGGCGGTCTACGATCGCGTCACCACCCAGGCAGCCCGCCTTGTTGAAGTCTGCGAAGGCATCGAAGCCGAGCTTGGCATCCCCATCGTCAACAAGCGTGTTTCCGTCACCCCGATCTCGCTAGTCACAGCAGGTTGTGATGGCAACCCGACAATCGTCGCCAAGGCACTCGACCGTGCTGCGGAAGAGATTGGTGTCAACTTCATCGGAGGCTACTCCGCGCTCGTAGAGAAGGGGGCGACAACGTCTGAGAAGAAGCTCATTGACTCGATCCCAGAAGCATTATCGACGACCAATCTCGTCTGCGGTTCCGTAAACATTGCCTCCTCCCGTGCTGGCATCAACATGAATGCTGTCGCCCGTATGGGTGAAGTGGTCAAGGAAGCAGCGGAGCTGACCAAGAATCAAAACTCCATCGCATGTGCAAAGTTGGTGGTCTTTGCCAACGCGGTAGGTGACAACCCATTCATGGCAGGCGCTTTCCACGGTGTTGGCGAACCTGACTGCGTAGTCTCGGTCGGCGTTTCCGGTCCCGGCGTGGTCGATCGTGCGCTCGACGGTTTGGAAGGCGCAAGCCTCAATCAGGTGGCCGAGGAGATTAAGAAGGCGGCCTTCAAGATCACTCGCACCGGTGAGCTGGTCGGCACCATGGCTGCGGAACGTCTCGGTGTTCCATTTGGCATCGTCGATCTCTCCCTCGCTCCAACCGCCGAGGTTGGAGACTCCGTGGCACACATTTTGGAGCACATGGGCTTGGGCCAAGTAGGCACACACGGCACTACGGCTGCCCTCGCGCTGCTCAATGACGCGGTAAAGAAGGGCGGCATGATGGCTTGTTCCCGCGTCGGTGGCCTTTCTGGTTCGTTCATTCCAGTATCTGAGGACAAGGGGATGATCGACGCCGTACGCGCCGGTTCCATTTCCATGGATAAACTCGAAGCGATGACCTCCATCTGTTCGGTCGGATTCGACATGATCGCCATCCCGGGTGATACCTCGGCAACTACCATTGCCGGCATGATCGCTGACGAGGCGGCGATCGGTGTGATGAACCATAAGACCACAGCCGCTCGCTTGATCCCAGTTCCTGGCACCGTGCCAGGCGACGAGGTCAACTTCGGTGGCCTACTTGGTTATGCACCTGTGATCCCAGTCAACACAGTAGAGAACACGATGTTCATTCAGCGTGGCGGATTTATTCCGTCGCCAGTGCACGGTTTCCGCAACTAG